From Streptomyces durmitorensis, a single genomic window includes:
- a CDS encoding cobalamin B12-binding domain-containing protein, translating to MGVAAGPIRVVVAKPGLDGHDRGAKVIARALRDAGMEVIYTGLHQTPEQVVDTAIQEDADAIGLSILSGAHNTLFARVIELLKERDAEDIKVFGGGIIPEADIAPLKEKGVAEIFTPGATTASIVDWVRANVRQPAGT from the coding sequence ATGGGTGTGGCAGCCGGTCCGATCCGCGTGGTGGTGGCGAAGCCGGGTCTCGACGGTCATGATCGCGGAGCCAAGGTGATCGCGAGGGCACTGCGTGACGCGGGTATGGAGGTCATCTACACCGGCCTGCATCAGACGCCCGAGCAGGTGGTGGACACCGCGATCCAGGAGGACGCCGACGCGATCGGCCTGTCCATCCTCTCCGGCGCCCACAACACGCTCTTCGCGCGCGTGATCGAGCTCCTCAAGGAGCGCGACGCGGAGGACATCAAGGTCTTCGGCGGCGGCATCATCCCCGAGGCGGACATCGCGCCGCTCAAGGAGAAGGGTGTCGCGGAGATCTTCACTCCCGGGGCGACGACGGCTTCGATCGTGGACTGGGTCCGTGCGAACGTCCGCCAGCCGGCGGGCACCTGA
- a CDS encoding lipase family alpha/beta hydrolase, with product MTVTRVLPFRPPCLQLPARLAGLSLALLKATALEVAILAGHLLLYPSGIAQERRVAAELPPPDAPRLPAERRPPVVLLHGFIDNRSVFVLLRRSLAQHAGQHVESLNYSPLTCDIRTAAELLGRHIEEICERTGHHQVDIVGHSLGGLIARYYAQRLGGDERVRTLVTLGTPHEGTRVVPLADAHPIVRQMRPGSDVIEELREPAPGCRTRFVSFWSDLDQLMAPLETACVNHPDLIAQNVRVSGIGHLALPVHPAVAAGIRQALDMPASGTPATGAETGLTVA from the coding sequence ATGACCGTCACCAGGGTCTTGCCCTTTCGCCCGCCCTGCCTCCAGTTGCCCGCCAGACTCGCGGGACTCTCCTTGGCCCTGCTGAAGGCGACCGCACTCGAGGTGGCGATCCTCGCCGGCCACCTCCTCCTGTACCCGTCGGGCATCGCCCAGGAACGCAGGGTCGCCGCCGAACTGCCGCCGCCGGACGCCCCCAGGCTCCCCGCGGAGCGCCGCCCCCCGGTCGTCCTCCTGCACGGCTTCATCGACAACCGCTCGGTCTTCGTCCTGCTGCGCCGCTCCCTGGCCCAGCACGCCGGCCAGCACGTGGAGTCCCTGAACTACTCCCCCCTCACCTGCGACATCCGCACCGCCGCCGAGCTGCTCGGCCGCCATATAGAGGAGATCTGTGAGCGCACGGGCCACCACCAGGTGGACATCGTCGGACACAGCCTCGGCGGCCTGATAGCCCGCTATTACGCGCAGCGCCTCGGCGGCGACGAACGCGTCCGCACGCTGGTCACCCTCGGTACCCCACACGAGGGAACACGGGTCGTGCCGCTGGCCGACGCGCACCCGATCGTGCGCCAGATGCGCCCCGGCTCGGACGTGATCGAGGAGCTGCGCGAGCCCGCGCCGGGCTGCCGGACCCGTTTCGTGAGCTTCTGGAGCGACCTGGACCAGCTGATGGCCCCCCTGGAAACGGCCTGCGTCAACCATCCCGACCTGATCGCACAGAACGTACGTGTCTCCGGTATCGGCCATCTCGCCCTGCCCGTGCACCCCGCGGTCGCCGCCGGAATCCGCCAGGCCCTCGACATGCCTGCTTCGGGGACCCCCGCCACGGGTGCCGAAACGGGACTGACCGTGGCCTGA
- a CDS encoding M23 family metallopeptidase: MNDRHPSGSSTPPASAPADYAPYAAYEPQSTQHGAYAGYDGYSTGSFDTSGGYATAGPDTGSFASDPLFGDMPGSQYDTGQWSATGTQQTLNYDPYAAQHQAAYDTSGYETGSYDTSMWSTGGYQHLSADIPAQPGPDATGQWDTASWNQPQNQPQHEQQHQAQQTGQWETQAFDTGAYDATAWNSGGQDMTYGATETLDAYSAPEAQEAHGAHGTYEAQDTPGAPDTYEAPEPYEHSPYDTGSYASGSHAPEAYAQPAPAEHEFTPDEAPADSLGPVEPSRHGSVGDDEPPVMDRSHGSRSRARRRSPAKRSALFTVAVPSACVMGVAGIAAASVGDFGGGDEKEAQAASAPDPTSVQPSAANNKLDTQLANLSADAGDFADRASRTQERIDLKAEKVAAEKKAAEEAARKERLRPKFSLPVKQHGLSAYYGQAGINWMSAHSGIDFPVSYGTEVLAATDGTVSTKWNSAYGNMAIVTAKDGTETWYCHLSTHKVSSGPVKAGDPIAFSGNSGNSTGPHLHFEVRPGGGSAIDPLPWLRSHGLDPT, translated from the coding sequence GTGAACGACCGTCACCCGTCGGGGAGCTCAACACCCCCGGCCTCGGCACCCGCCGACTATGCGCCCTACGCGGCGTATGAACCGCAGAGCACCCAGCATGGCGCCTACGCCGGGTACGACGGCTACTCCACGGGTAGCTTCGACACCTCAGGCGGCTATGCGACGGCCGGTCCCGACACCGGAAGCTTCGCGTCCGACCCGCTCTTCGGCGACATGCCCGGCAGTCAGTACGACACCGGCCAGTGGTCCGCCACGGGGACGCAGCAGACGCTGAACTACGACCCGTACGCCGCGCAGCACCAGGCCGCGTACGACACCAGTGGTTACGAGACCGGCAGCTACGACACCAGCATGTGGTCGACCGGCGGCTATCAGCACCTCTCCGCCGACATCCCCGCGCAGCCGGGCCCCGACGCCACCGGCCAGTGGGACACCGCCTCCTGGAACCAGCCGCAGAACCAGCCGCAGCACGAGCAGCAGCACCAGGCGCAGCAGACCGGCCAGTGGGAGACCCAGGCCTTCGACACCGGCGCGTACGACGCGACCGCGTGGAACTCCGGCGGCCAGGACATGACGTACGGGGCCACGGAGACGCTCGACGCGTACAGCGCCCCCGAGGCGCAAGAGGCACACGGCGCACACGGGACGTACGAGGCCCAGGACACGCCCGGAGCGCCCGACACGTACGAGGCACCCGAACCGTACGAGCATTCGCCTTACGACACCGGGTCCTACGCCTCCGGATCCCACGCCCCCGAGGCCTACGCACAACCGGCCCCCGCCGAGCACGAGTTCACGCCCGACGAGGCTCCCGCCGATTCACTCGGTCCGGTCGAGCCGAGCCGTCACGGCTCCGTCGGCGACGACGAACCGCCGGTCATGGACCGCTCGCACGGCTCCCGCTCGCGGGCCCGCCGCCGCTCCCCCGCCAAGCGCTCCGCGCTCTTCACCGTCGCCGTGCCCTCCGCCTGCGTGATGGGCGTCGCGGGTATCGCCGCCGCGTCCGTGGGCGACTTCGGCGGCGGGGACGAGAAGGAGGCGCAGGCGGCATCGGCCCCGGACCCCACGTCGGTCCAGCCTTCCGCCGCCAACAACAAGCTCGACACGCAGCTGGCGAACCTCTCCGCGGACGCCGGTGACTTCGCCGACCGCGCGAGCCGCACCCAGGAGCGCATCGACCTCAAGGCGGAGAAGGTCGCCGCCGAGAAGAAGGCCGCCGAGGAAGCCGCGCGCAAGGAGCGTCTGCGCCCCAAGTTCTCGCTGCCGGTCAAGCAGCACGGCCTGAGCGCGTACTACGGCCAGGCCGGCATCAACTGGATGTCCGCGCACTCCGGAATCGACTTCCCGGTGTCGTACGGCACCGAGGTGCTCGCCGCCACCGACGGCACCGTCTCCACGAAGTGGAACAGCGCCTACGGCAACATGGCGATCGTGACCGCCAAGGACGGCACGGAGACGTGGTACTGCCACCTCTCCACGCACAAGGTCTCCAGCGGTCCCGTCAAGGCGGGCGACCCCATCGCCTTCTCCGGGAACTCCGGCAACTCCACGGGACCGCACCTGCACTTCGAGGTGCGTCCCGGCGGCGGCTCGGCGATCGACCCGCTGCCGTGGCTGCGCAGCCACGGCCTCGACCCGACGTAA
- a CDS encoding ATP-dependent DNA helicase: MSSLFDDSFLADLKPSRASEEEHPPPPEDSAPESIPDDLFDGKFDAPAPRDAHYRGGAPRPVIDPAALLDGLNENQRAAVVHADSPLLIVAGAGSGKTRVLTHRIAYLLAERHVHPGQILAITFTNKAAGEMKERVEQLVGPRANAMWVSTFHSACVRILRRESKTIGFTSSFSIYDAADSKRLMALVCRDLDIDPKKFPPKSFSAKISNLKNELIDEETFAGQAADGFERTLAQAYAMYQSRLREANALDFDDLIMTTVNMFRAFPDVAEHYRRRFRHVMVDEYQDTNHAQYALVRELVGPSGGEGDDPAELCVVGDADQSIYAFRGATIRNILQFEEDYPNATTILLEQNYRSTQTILTAANAVIERNESRRPKNLWTNAGAGAGITGYVADTEHDEAQFVADEIDRLTDAGDAKAGDVAIFYRTNAQSRVFEEIFIRVGLPYKVVGGVRFYERKEVRDVLAYLRVLANPEDSVPLRRILNVPKRGIGDRAEAMIDALSQREKISFPQALKRVDEAYGMAARSANAVKRFNVLMEELRTVVESGAGPAVVLEAVLERTGYLAELQASTDPQDETRIENLQELAAVALEFEHDNGEAAQAGEGGEGQGEGQGEGEAEGGEDAGAGTGVSGTLSEFLERVALVADSDQIPDEEDDGSGVITLMTLHTAKGLEFPVVFLTGMEDGVFPHMRSLGQVKELEEERRLAYVGITRARERLYLTRSSMRSAWGQPSYNPPSRFLEEIPEAHLDWKRKGSVGAPASSGPAAGIASSLSSSRSRTGGAQGFATRRATEKPVVALAIGDRVTHDQFGLGTVVGVKGTGANAEATVDFGEPKPKRLLLRYAPVEKL, encoded by the coding sequence ATGAGCAGCCTCTTTGATGACAGCTTCCTGGCGGACCTCAAGCCCTCGCGGGCTTCGGAGGAGGAGCACCCGCCGCCGCCCGAGGACAGTGCCCCGGAGTCCATTCCGGATGATCTGTTCGACGGGAAGTTCGACGCGCCCGCACCCCGGGACGCGCACTATCGCGGCGGCGCCCCGCGCCCCGTGATCGACCCGGCGGCCCTGCTCGACGGGCTGAACGAGAACCAGCGCGCGGCCGTCGTGCACGCGGACTCCCCGCTGCTCATCGTCGCCGGCGCGGGCTCGGGCAAGACCCGGGTCCTCACGCACCGCATCGCGTATCTCCTGGCCGAGCGGCACGTGCACCCGGGGCAGATCCTGGCGATCACGTTCACGAACAAGGCCGCGGGCGAGATGAAGGAGCGCGTCGAGCAGCTCGTGGGGCCGCGGGCCAACGCGATGTGGGTGTCGACGTTCCACAGCGCGTGCGTGCGGATACTGCGCCGCGAGTCGAAGACGATCGGCTTCACCTCCTCCTTCTCGATCTACGACGCCGCCGACTCCAAGCGCCTGATGGCACTGGTCTGCCGCGACCTGGACATCGACCCGAAGAAGTTCCCGCCGAAGTCCTTCAGCGCCAAGATCTCGAACCTGAAGAACGAACTGATCGACGAGGAGACCTTCGCGGGACAGGCCGCCGACGGCTTCGAGCGGACGCTCGCCCAGGCGTACGCGATGTACCAGTCGCGCCTGCGCGAGGCGAACGCCCTCGACTTCGACGACCTGATCATGACGACGGTCAACATGTTCCGCGCGTTCCCGGACGTCGCCGAGCACTACCGCCGCCGCTTCCGGCACGTGATGGTCGACGAGTACCAGGACACGAACCACGCCCAGTACGCCCTGGTGCGCGAGCTGGTTGGCCCCTCCGGGGGTGAGGGCGACGACCCCGCCGAGCTGTGCGTCGTGGGTGACGCGGACCAGTCGATCTACGCCTTCCGCGGCGCCACGATCCGCAACATCCTCCAGTTCGAGGAGGACTACCCGAACGCGACGACGATCCTCCTGGAGCAGAACTACCGCTCCACGCAGACGATCCTGACCGCGGCCAACGCCGTCATCGAGCGCAACGAAAGCCGCCGCCCCAAGAACCTGTGGACCAACGCGGGCGCGGGCGCGGGCATCACCGGCTATGTGGCCGACACCGAGCACGACGAGGCGCAGTTCGTCGCCGACGAGATCGACCGGCTCACCGACGCGGGCGACGCGAAGGCGGGCGACGTCGCGATCTTCTACCGGACGAACGCGCAGTCCCGTGTCTTCGAAGAGATCTTCATCCGCGTCGGCCTGCCGTACAAGGTCGTCGGCGGCGTCCGCTTCTACGAGCGCAAGGAGGTCCGGGACGTCCTCGCGTATCTGCGCGTGCTCGCCAACCCCGAGGACTCCGTCCCGCTGCGGCGCATTCTCAACGTACCCAAGAGGGGTATTGGCGACCGCGCGGAGGCGATGATCGACGCGCTCTCGCAGCGCGAGAAGATCTCCTTCCCGCAGGCTCTGAAGCGCGTCGACGAGGCGTACGGAATGGCCGCGCGCTCGGCGAACGCCGTCAAGCGGTTCAACGTGCTGATGGAGGAGCTGCGGACCGTCGTCGAGTCCGGCGCGGGCCCCGCCGTCGTCCTGGAGGCCGTGCTCGAACGGACCGGGTATCTCGCCGAGTTGCAGGCCTCCACCGACCCGCAGGACGAGACGCGCATCGAGAACCTCCAGGAACTCGCCGCCGTGGCACTGGAGTTCGAGCACGACAACGGAGAAGCCGCACAAGCCGGTGAAGGCGGCGAAGGACAAGGCGAAGGACAAGGCGAAGGGGAGGCGGAAGGCGGAGAGGACGCGGGCGCGGGCACAGGCGTGTCGGGCACGCTCTCCGAGTTCCTGGAGCGGGTCGCGCTCGTCGCCGACTCGGACCAGATCCCGGACGAGGAGGACGACGGCTCCGGAGTCATCACGCTGATGACCCTGCACACCGCCAAGGGCCTCGAGTTCCCGGTCGTCTTCCTGACCGGCATGGAGGACGGCGTCTTCCCGCACATGCGCTCCCTCGGCCAGGTCAAGGAGCTGGAGGAGGAGCGCCGCCTCGCGTACGTGGGCATCACGCGCGCGCGTGAGCGGCTCTATCTGACGCGGTCCTCGATGCGCAGCGCCTGGGGACAGCCTTCGTACAACCCGCCGTCGCGCTTCCTGGAGGAGATTCCGGAGGCCCATCTGGACTGGAAGCGGAAGGGTTCGGTCGGCGCACCGGCATCCTCCGGGCCCGCGGCCGGAATCGCCTCCTCCTTGTCGTCGTCGCGCTCGCGCACCGGGGGCGCGCAGGGCTTCGCCACGCGCCGCGCCACGGAGAAGCCGGTGGTCGCGCTGGCGATCGGGGACAGGGTCACGCACGACCAGTTCGGCCTCGGGACCGTGGTCGGGGTGAAGGGCACGGGCGCGAACGCGGAGGCGACGGTGGACTTCGGAGAGCCGAAGCCGAAGCGGCTGCTGCTGCGGTACGCGCCGGTGGAGAAGCTGTAA
- a CDS encoding C40 family peptidase codes for MASHRKPRTRMTGLRATPALGITTAALTSVALLSQSAQAAPSAPQKPSLEEVQKKVDDLYHQAGVATQKYNSAKERTDKQRKKVDTLLDDVAKRTDKLNEARQELGSFAAAQYRTGAVSETATMMLADDPQGYFDQNHLSDRLTARQKKAVDDYQTEQASATKQRTKAAKSLETLSDSRDDLRTSKQTVQKKLGQARTMLSELTAEEKARLAAIEKKKEEAAKRKAAELARKQEAEAEAKRKAAEEAAAKEREQNKETPDSGSGSDTGSGSGTGSGSGSGDTDSGYATKAAKVINFAEAQIGKPYVWGATGPDSYDCSGLTQDAWKAAGISLPRTTWDQVKVGTTVKTADAKPGDLVFFYDDISHVGIYIGDGKMIHAPKPGANVRVESIYYMPIHSVVRPA; via the coding sequence TTGGCGTCGCACCGCAAGCCGCGGACCCGCATGACCGGCCTACGCGCCACTCCCGCCCTCGGCATCACGACGGCGGCCCTCACCTCCGTGGCCCTCCTGTCACAGAGCGCGCAAGCCGCACCGTCCGCGCCGCAGAAGCCCAGCCTCGAAGAGGTCCAGAAAAAGGTCGACGACCTCTACCACCAGGCGGGCGTGGCCACGCAGAAGTACAACTCGGCCAAGGAGCGCACCGACAAGCAGCGCAAGAAGGTCGACACCCTTCTCGACGACGTGGCCAAGCGCACCGACAAGCTGAACGAGGCCCGCCAGGAGCTGGGCTCGTTCGCCGCCGCCCAGTACCGCACCGGCGCCGTCTCCGAGACCGCCACGATGATGCTCGCCGACGACCCGCAGGGGTACTTCGACCAGAATCACCTGTCGGACCGGCTGACCGCGCGCCAGAAGAAGGCGGTCGACGACTATCAGACCGAGCAGGCCTCGGCGACGAAGCAGCGCACCAAGGCCGCCAAGAGCCTGGAGACGCTGAGCGACTCGCGTGACGATCTCAGGACGAGCAAGCAGACCGTCCAGAAGAAGCTGGGCCAGGCGCGCACGATGCTCTCGGAGCTGACCGCCGAGGAGAAGGCGCGGCTCGCGGCGATCGAGAAGAAGAAGGAAGAAGCGGCCAAGCGCAAGGCCGCCGAGCTGGCCCGCAAGCAGGAGGCCGAGGCGGAGGCCAAGCGCAAGGCGGCGGAAGAGGCGGCGGCCAAGGAGCGCGAGCAGAACAAGGAGACCCCGGACTCCGGCTCCGGTTCCGACACCGGCTCCGGATCCGGCACGGGTTCCGGCTCCGGCTCCGGCGACACGGACAGCGGTTACGCGACGAAGGCCGCGAAGGTCATCAACTTCGCGGAGGCCCAGATCGGCAAGCCGTACGTGTGGGGCGCCACCGGCCCCGACTCCTACGACTGCTCCGGGCTCACCCAGGACGCGTGGAAGGCCGCGGGGATCTCCCTGCCGCGTACGACGTGGGACCAGGTGAAGGTCGGCACGACCGTGAAGACCGCCGACGCCAAGCCGGGTGACCTGGTCTTCTTCTACGACGACATCAGCCACGTGGGCATCTACATCGGCGACGGCAAGATGATCCACGCCCCGAAGCCGGGCGCGAACGTCCGCGTCGAGTCGATCTACTACATGCCGATCCACAGCGTGGTGCGGCCCGCGTAA
- a CDS encoding C40 family peptidase, with the protein MAAHRKPKQRSLSGHTARTAATIALAGAATATAFDGTGHADPRLSPAEVKSKVDALYREAEIATEKYNGAKEKAQNAEKSLGELRDEAARKTEKLNSAREGLGSIAAAQYRSGGIDPAVQLALSSDPDQYLERAALADRADSRQAAAVTGVRKQLQEIDQLHTEADDTLAHLKSRQAELKKHKKTVNGKLDTAKRLLSQLTGDQRAELSGEDRASRTAARDGITGGTAKAPNSRASAAVSYAHKALGSPYVWGATGPDAFDCSGLTQAAYRSAGVDLPRTTYAQIAAGERIPRSQLQPGDLVFFYQGISHVGLYVGNGQMIHAPNPSAPVRLAPISQMPFAGATRVA; encoded by the coding sequence GTGGCAGCGCACCGCAAGCCCAAACAGCGCTCGCTCAGTGGCCATACGGCCCGCACCGCCGCCACCATCGCCCTCGCCGGGGCCGCGACAGCCACCGCCTTCGACGGGACGGGACACGCCGACCCGCGGCTCAGCCCGGCCGAGGTGAAGTCCAAGGTCGACGCGCTCTACCGCGAGGCGGAGATCGCCACCGAGAAGTACAACGGCGCCAAGGAGAAGGCCCAGAACGCCGAGAAGTCACTGGGCGAGCTGCGCGACGAGGCGGCCCGCAAGACGGAGAAGCTCAACTCGGCGCGCGAGGGCCTCGGTTCGATCGCCGCCGCGCAGTACCGCAGCGGCGGCATCGACCCGGCCGTCCAGCTCGCGCTCTCCTCCGACCCCGACCAGTACCTCGAGCGCGCCGCGCTCGCCGACCGGGCGGACAGCCGCCAGGCCGCGGCCGTCACCGGCGTGCGCAAGCAGCTCCAGGAGATCGACCAGCTGCACACCGAGGCCGACGACACCCTCGCGCACCTCAAGTCCCGCCAGGCGGAGCTGAAGAAGCACAAGAAGACGGTCAACGGAAAGCTGGACACGGCCAAGCGGCTCCTGTCGCAGCTCACCGGCGACCAGCGCGCGGAGCTCTCGGGCGAGGACAGGGCGTCCCGTACGGCGGCCCGCGACGGCATCACGGGCGGTACGGCCAAGGCTCCCAACTCCCGCGCCTCAGCGGCCGTCTCGTACGCCCACAAGGCGCTCGGCAGCCCGTACGTATGGGGCGCCACCGGCCCCGACGCGTTCGACTGCTCCGGGCTCACCCAGGCCGCCTACCGGTCGGCGGGGGTCGACCTGCCGCGCACGACGTACGCGCAGATCGCCGCGGGCGAGCGGATCCCGCGCTCCCAACTCCAGCCCGGCGACCTGGTCTTCTTCTATCAGGGCATCAGCCATGTCGGCCTCTACGTGGGCAACGGCCAGATGATCCACGCCCCGAACCCGAGCGCTCCGGTGCGCCTCGCGCCGATCAGCCAAATGCCCTTCGCGGGGGCGACGCGGGTGGCGTGA
- a CDS encoding LuxR C-terminal-related transcriptional regulator, producing the protein MSDASEAVGPRGGSEGAAEPSAAEPNTAATAGAAEPAQPADAADSAGAAVGGDQESRRARVVLVDDHRMFRTGVQAEIGRTAITGVEVVGEAADVDQAVTVITTTRPEVVLLDVHLPGGGGVEVLRRCAPLMSDAERPVRFLALSVSDAAEDVIGVIRGGARGYVTKTITGTDLVDSIFRVQDGDAVFSPRLAGFVLDAFASTDAPPVDEDLDRLTQREREVLRLIARGYAYKEIAKQLFISVKTVESHVSAVLRKLQLSNRHELTRWATARRLV; encoded by the coding sequence ATGAGCGACGCGAGTGAGGCCGTGGGGCCCAGGGGCGGATCAGAGGGTGCGGCCGAGCCGTCCGCGGCCGAACCGAACACGGCGGCCACGGCCGGGGCGGCCGAACCGGCTCAGCCCGCCGACGCGGCCGATTCAGCCGGTGCTGCCGTCGGCGGCGACCAGGAGAGCCGCCGTGCGCGCGTCGTCCTCGTCGACGACCACCGGATGTTCCGCACGGGCGTCCAGGCGGAGATCGGCAGGACCGCGATCACCGGTGTCGAGGTAGTCGGCGAGGCCGCGGACGTCGACCAGGCGGTCACGGTCATCACGACGACGCGCCCCGAGGTCGTGCTCCTCGACGTGCACCTTCCGGGCGGCGGCGGGGTCGAAGTGCTGCGCCGCTGCGCGCCGTTGATGTCCGATGCCGAGCGCCCCGTGCGGTTCCTCGCACTGTCCGTATCGGACGCCGCCGAGGACGTCATCGGCGTCATCCGTGGCGGTGCCCGCGGCTATGTCACCAAGACCATCACCGGTACCGACCTGGTCGACTCCATCTTCCGCGTGCAGGACGGCGACGCGGTCTTCTCGCCCCGCCTCGCCGGGTTCGTCCTCGACGCCTTCGCGTCGACCGACGCGCCCCCGGTGGACGAGGACCTGGACCGCCTCACGCAGCGCGAGCGGGAGGTGCTGCGGCTCATCGCTCGGGGGTATGCGTACAAGGAGATCGCCAAGCAGCTCTTCATCTCCGTGAAGACGGTCGAGTCGCATGTGTCGGCGGTGCTGAGGAAGCTCCAGCTGTCCAACCGGCACGAGCTGACGCGGTGGGCGACGGCGCGCCGACTGGTCTGA
- a CDS encoding ATP-binding protein: MPEAAAVSIEDERPLRKLYRSGDGRWLGGVARGLAGHLGLPVVWVRLIFVGLSMADGMGALLYAAFWFFVPLGVGGVDAQRPPSAVTTETAPDGRRRLVARKPDKGQLVALLAMVVVAMVFVGNVDLGSSTKAYLFPTLLVAAGVALVWRQADNARRARWMAVGRRRRTLTIARAGAGVLLVGAGVSGIVVLQGSTSHLSSVLQAALAVLVGVALLAGPYLVRMMQDLSEERLMRIRAQERAEVAAHVHDSVLHTLTLIQRNAENASEVRRLARAQERDLRQWLYKPEGTGKDEADEPDTLAEAVRRNAAEVEDKHGVPIEVVVVGDCPLDDRLTAQMQAAREAMVNAAKYGGDGGAVQVFAEVEGETVFVSVRDRGPGFDLDSVPDDRMGVRESIIGRMQRNGGTARLRAVPGGGTEVELEMERTATT; encoded by the coding sequence ATGCCGGAAGCCGCAGCAGTATCCATCGAAGACGAGCGGCCGCTGCGAAAGCTCTATCGCAGCGGTGACGGCCGTTGGCTCGGCGGGGTCGCGCGCGGCCTCGCCGGTCATCTCGGTCTGCCCGTCGTCTGGGTGCGGCTGATCTTCGTCGGCCTGTCCATGGCGGACGGGATGGGTGCGCTGCTGTACGCGGCGTTCTGGTTCTTCGTGCCGCTGGGCGTCGGCGGGGTCGACGCCCAGCGGCCGCCCTCGGCCGTGACCACCGAGACGGCGCCCGACGGACGCCGCAGACTCGTGGCCCGCAAGCCGGACAAGGGCCAGCTCGTCGCGCTGCTCGCGATGGTCGTCGTCGCCATGGTCTTCGTCGGCAATGTGGATCTGGGCAGCTCGACCAAGGCCTATCTGTTCCCGACGCTGCTCGTCGCCGCCGGTGTCGCGCTCGTCTGGCGGCAGGCCGACAACGCCCGCCGGGCCCGCTGGATGGCCGTCGGCCGCCGCAGGCGCACCCTGACCATCGCCCGTGCGGGGGCCGGAGTGCTGCTCGTCGGCGCCGGTGTCAGCGGCATCGTCGTGCTGCAGGGCTCCACCTCGCACCTCAGCTCCGTGCTACAGGCCGCGCTCGCCGTCCTCGTGGGCGTCGCGCTGCTCGCCGGCCCCTATCTCGTGCGCATGATGCAGGACCTCTCCGAGGAGCGGCTGATGCGGATCCGTGCACAGGAGCGGGCGGAGGTCGCCGCTCATGTGCACGACTCGGTCCTGCACACCCTGACCCTGATCCAGCGCAACGCCGAGAACGCCTCAGAGGTGCGCCGCCTGGCCCGCGCCCAGGAGCGGGACCTGCGTCAATGGCTCTACAAACCGGAGGGCACGGGCAAGGACGAGGCGGACGAGCCCGACACCCTCGCCGAAGCGGTCCGGCGCAATGCCGCGGAGGTGGAGGACAAGCACGGAGTGCCCATCGAGGTCGTCGTCGTCGGCGACTGCCCGCTCGACGACCGGCTGACCGCGCAGATGCAGGCCGCGCGGGAAGCAATGGTGAACGCCGCCAAGTACGGTGGCGATGGCGGTGCGGTGCAGGTCTTCGCCGAAGTCGAGGGGGAGACGGTGTTCGTGTCCGTCCGCGACCGTGGCCCCGGCTTCGATCTGGATTCCGTGCCGGACGACCGCATGGGCGTACGAGAATCGATCATCGGCCGTATGCAGCGCAACGGCGGCACGGCGCGGCTGCGCGCGGTGCCGGGGGGCGGCACGGAAGTCGAGCTGGAGATGGAGAGGACGGCGACGACATGA